The Bradyrhizobium sp. WBAH42 genome includes a window with the following:
- a CDS encoding ATP-binding protein, whose translation MLERSSSRPDDGKTLSQTLGRDGQAVTLQSKADARSELIGTTPTDDETNRKNMALLIQLRWTAVVGQIVTIGAVHFGLGIPLPLERMGAVIGALVLLNVSSLVWVRHRAAITNNELLVALMLDVAALTAQLYLSGGATNPFTSLFLLQVTLGAVLLDARSTWSLVALTCASFVWLTLAYRPLDLPPNPLSETYTLTVLGMLLGFVLNAVLLVVFVTRINRNLRERDAHLAALRQRAAEQDHIVRMGLLASGAAHELGTPLASLSVILSDWRRMPDLAADQELAEDLAEMETSLQRCKSIVTGILVSAGEARGEGSSPTTVTAFVTALVDEWRNARSARTLYFVNTFGEDVAIVSDVALKQVIFNVLDNAYEVSREWVELVAEREGDNLVLSISDRGPGFAPEMLAQLGKPYQSSKGRAGGGLGLFLVVNVVRKLGGTVTAENHRKRGATVRLTLPLATLAIGGNFDA comes from the coding sequence ATGCTGGAACGATCGTCGAGCCGACCTGACGACGGGAAAACGCTTTCCCAGACGCTTGGGCGTGACGGGCAAGCCGTCACGCTGCAATCGAAGGCCGACGCGCGCAGCGAACTGATCGGCACCACGCCGACCGACGACGAGACCAACCGCAAGAACATGGCGCTGCTGATCCAGCTGCGCTGGACCGCGGTGGTCGGCCAGATCGTGACCATCGGTGCCGTGCATTTCGGCTTGGGCATCCCCCTGCCGCTGGAGCGGATGGGCGCGGTGATCGGCGCGCTGGTGCTACTCAACGTCTCCAGCCTGGTCTGGGTGCGCCATCGCGCCGCGATCACCAACAACGAGCTGTTGGTCGCCCTGATGCTGGACGTCGCCGCGCTGACCGCGCAGCTTTATCTCTCCGGCGGCGCCACCAATCCCTTCACCTCGCTGTTCCTGCTCCAGGTGACACTCGGCGCGGTGCTGCTCGATGCCCGCTCGACCTGGTCGCTGGTGGCCCTGACCTGCGCGAGCTTCGTCTGGCTGACCCTGGCCTACCGGCCGCTCGATCTGCCACCCAATCCGTTGAGCGAGACTTATACGCTCACGGTGCTCGGCATGCTCCTGGGCTTCGTGCTCAACGCCGTCCTGCTCGTCGTGTTCGTCACCCGCATCAACCGAAATTTGCGCGAGCGCGACGCCCATCTGGCGGCGCTGCGCCAGCGTGCCGCCGAGCAGGACCATATCGTGCGCATGGGCCTGCTCGCCTCCGGCGCGGCCCATGAGCTCGGCACGCCGCTCGCCTCGCTCTCGGTGATCCTCAGCGATTGGCGCCGCATGCCGGATCTTGCCGCCGATCAGGAGCTTGCCGAGGACCTCGCCGAAATGGAGACGTCGCTGCAGCGCTGCAAGTCGATCGTGACGGGCATCCTGGTGTCGGCGGGTGAGGCGCGCGGTGAGGGCTCCTCGCCGACGACGGTGACGGCCTTCGTCACCGCGCTGGTCGACGAATGGCGCAATGCGCGCTCCGCCCGCACGCTCTACTTCGTCAACACCTTCGGCGAGGACGTCGCGATCGTCTCCGACGTCGCACTGAAGCAGGTGATCTTCAACGTGCTCGACAACGCCTATGAGGTCTCGCGCGAGTGGGTCGAGCTCGTCGCCGAGCGCGAGGGCGACAATCTCGTGCTGTCGATCTCCGACCGCGGCCCGGGCTTTGCGCCGGAGATGCTGGCGCAGCTGGGCAAGCCCTACCAGTCGAGCAAGGGCCGCGCCGGCGGCGGGCTCGGCCTGTTCCTGGTGGTGAACGTCGTGCGCAAATTGGGGGGCACCGTGACCGCCGAGAACCACAGGAAGCGCGGCGCCACCGTGCGCCTGACGCTGCCGCTTGCAACATTGGCGATCGGAGGGAATTTTGACGCCTGA
- a CDS encoding SURF1 family protein has product MNDIGTVTGKDVDARSEAARSPSLWLTVLSLVAFVILIALGVWQVERRAWKLALIDRVEQRVHAPAQPIPSPAAWPAVSAASDEYRHVSLSGRFLHEGETLVQAVTEEGPGYWVLTPLQRDDGTLVLINRGFVPSERRDASTRRDGNPEGRVEITGLLRVTEPKGGFLRNNVPQHNRWYSRDVAAIAAARGLREVAPFFVDADAGSQIAGGPIGGLTVIRFPNNHLIYALTWFALAFMLTGRLFVTFGGGLFRRRRFVHDKAGGSDAVARRTGSDAGTIVEPT; this is encoded by the coding sequence GTGAACGATATCGGGACCGTGACGGGCAAGGATGTAGATGCGCGCAGCGAGGCTGCGCGATCCCCGTCCTTGTGGCTCACGGTCCTCTCGCTCGTTGCTTTTGTGATTCTGATCGCGCTGGGCGTCTGGCAGGTCGAGCGCCGCGCGTGGAAGCTGGCGCTGATCGACCGGGTCGAGCAGCGCGTCCACGCGCCGGCGCAGCCGATCCCCTCGCCCGCGGCGTGGCCCGCCGTCAGTGCCGCAAGCGACGAATACAGGCACGTCAGCCTCAGCGGGCGCTTTCTGCATGAAGGCGAGACACTGGTTCAGGCCGTCACCGAGGAAGGCCCCGGCTATTGGGTGCTGACGCCGCTTCAGCGCGACGACGGCACGCTGGTGCTGATCAACCGCGGCTTCGTGCCGTCCGAGCGGCGCGACGCATCGACGCGCCGGGACGGCAATCCCGAAGGTCGGGTGGAGATCACCGGCCTCCTGCGCGTCACCGAGCCGAAGGGCGGCTTTCTCCGGAATAACGTGCCCCAGCACAACCGCTGGTACTCGCGGGACGTCGCCGCCATCGCGGCGGCACGCGGCCTTCGCGAGGTCGCGCCCTTCTTCGTGGATGCCGACGCCGGATCACAAATTGCCGGCGGCCCAATCGGCGGATTGACCGTGATCCGCTTTCCCAATAACCACCTGATCTACGCGCTGACGTGGTTTGCCCTGGCTTTCATGCTGACCGGCAGACTTTTCGTCACATTCGGCGGCGGGCTGTTCCGCCGCAGGCGCTTCGTCCACGACAAGGCCGGCGGCTCGGATGCCGTCGCCCGCAGGACGGGATCAGATGCTGGAACGATCGTCGAGCCGACCTGA
- the cyoD gene encoding cytochrome o ubiquinol oxidase subunit IV, with protein MNTDTHAAGAHDHHHEGGHAHSTFSGYMLGFVLSVVLTAIPFWLVMSGVLPSKQITALVIMAFAVVQIVVHMVYFLHMNTTSENGWTMMALIFTIVMVVIALSGSLWVMSHLNSNMMPIHQMSGMK; from the coding sequence ATGAACACCGATACCCACGCAGCCGGCGCGCACGACCATCACCACGAGGGCGGCCACGCCCACAGCACGTTCTCGGGCTACATGCTCGGCTTCGTGCTCTCGGTCGTGCTCACCGCGATCCCGTTCTGGCTGGTGATGAGCGGCGTACTGCCGAGCAAGCAGATCACCGCGCTGGTGATCATGGCCTTCGCGGTCGTGCAGATCGTCGTGCACATGGTCTACTTCCTGCACATGAACACGACATCCGAGAACGGCTGGACCATGATGGCGCTGATCTTCACTATCGTGATGGTGGTGATCGCACTGTCGGGTTCGCTGTGGGTGATGAGCCACCTCAACAGCAACATGATGCCCATCCACCAGATGAGCGGCATGAAGTGA
- the cyoC gene encoding cytochrome o ubiquinol oxidase subunit III, giving the protein MTVAVNPSQTGEPVFYLADEHPHPEGWSTSLGFWIYLMSDCLIFAILFATFGVLGGNYAAGPAPKDLFDLNLVAVNTSMLLLSSITYGFAMLTMQQNKVAQTQVWLAITGLFGAAFIGIELFEFAHMIHEGATPQRSAFLSAFFTLVGTHGLHVTCGLIWLVTLMVQVGKFGLIEANRRRLMCLSMFWHFLDVVWIGVFTFVYLLGVLR; this is encoded by the coding sequence ATGACCGTTGCCGTCAATCCCTCGCAGACCGGCGAGCCGGTCTTCTACCTCGCCGACGAGCATCCGCATCCGGAAGGCTGGAGCACGTCGCTCGGCTTCTGGATCTACCTGATGAGCGACTGTCTCATCTTCGCGATCCTGTTCGCCACCTTCGGCGTGCTCGGCGGCAATTACGCCGCCGGGCCCGCGCCGAAGGACCTATTCGACCTGAACCTGGTCGCGGTGAACACCTCGATGCTGTTGCTGTCGTCGATCACCTACGGCTTTGCGATGCTGACCATGCAGCAGAACAAGGTCGCGCAGACGCAAGTTTGGCTCGCGATCACCGGTCTGTTCGGGGCCGCGTTCATCGGCATCGAGCTCTTCGAGTTCGCCCACATGATCCACGAGGGAGCCACGCCGCAGCGCAGCGCCTTCCTCTCCGCCTTCTTCACCCTGGTCGGCACCCACGGCCTGCACGTCACCTGCGGCCTGATCTGGCTGGTGACGCTGATGGTGCAGGTCGGAAAGTTCGGCCTGATCGAGGCCAACCGCCGCCGCCTGATGTGCCTGTCGATGTTCTGGCACTTCCTCGACGTGGTCTGGATCGGCGTCTTCACCTTCGTCTATCTCCTGGGAGTTCTGCGATGA